The following are encoded together in the Glycine soja cultivar W05 chromosome 5, ASM419377v2, whole genome shotgun sequence genome:
- the LOC114413230 gene encoding NAC domain-containing protein 104-like, protein MMACGSVNLPPGFCFSPTDEELVLHFLCSKASLPCHPNIIPELDLSLLDPWELNGKALSSGNQHYFFTKVKENRSTENGYWKEIGVMEPIVSSSEKVGIKKYLVFNLGEAPQGTETSWVMQEYHICSSGFNTTTASNCASTRGRRKTDQCGSKWVLCKAYEKKSCQSQQGVNCYSDEDDCGTELSWLDEFYMSLDDDLEEVMSLPS, encoded by the exons ATGATGGCTTGTGGAAGTGTCAACCTTCCTCCTGGCTTTTGCTTCTCTCCAACTGATGAAGAACTCGTCCTTCACTTTCTCTGTTCCAAGGCTTCTCTACCATGCCATCCCAACATCATTCCAGAGCTTGACCTCTCTCTGCTTGATCCATGGGAATTAAATG GTAAGGCGTTGTCAAGTGGAAATCAACACTATTTCTTCACCAAAGTGAAGGAGAACAGATCCACAGAAAATGGGTATTGGAAGGAAATAGGAGTCATGGAACCAATAGTATCCTCTTCTGAAAAAGTGGGGATCAAGAAGTACCTTGTGTTCAACCTTGGTGAAGCTCCACAAGGCACTGAAACCAGTTGGGTCATGCAAGAATATCATATTTGCTCATCCGGGTTTAACACTACTACTGCATCTAATTGTGCAAGTACTCGCGGAAGACGAAAAACT GATCAATGTGGGAGCAAATGGGTATTGTGCAAAGCCTATGAAAAGAAAAGTTGTCAATCCCAACAAGGTGTAAATTGTTACAGCGATGAGGATGACTGCGGAACTGAGCTTTCATGGCTAGACGAATTTTATATGTCGTTAGATGATGATCTTGAAGAAGTTATGAGCCTGCCTAGCTAA
- the LOC114411389 gene encoding uncharacterized protein LOC114411389: MMDKPKILIKKNLQKEKQIAVHPLSQRKPSVTPSNATLSLLQPSFKFLATNSTTSSPRALSMNKVTKSLEPSSSEVRNISFNYKLQEIIPKSDRVKEEGFTCSALCMHLPGFGKTKPVKARKAETQMHAAVNPVPVLSKPNSLEKFERSSLVSKARIHENEGDNSFSSYFDLPSELFKFRSHNA, from the coding sequence ATGATGGATAAGCCCAAAATCTTGATCAAGAAGAAtctacaaaaagaaaaacagattGCTGTGCATCCACTGTCACAGAGAAAACCTTCTGTCACACCTTCAAATGCTACCCTATCCTTACTTCAACCTTCTTTCAAATTCTTGGCCACAAATTCCACCACCTCATCGCCTAGAGCTTTGTCAATGAACAAAGTAACCAAGAGCCTTGAACCATCATCAAGTGAGGTTAGAAACATTTCCTTCAACTACAAGCTACAAGAAATTATTCCAAAAAGTGACAGGGTTAAGGAAGAGGGATTCACATGCAGTGCACTTTGCATGCATCTTCCAGGGTTTGGCAAAACAAAGCCAGTTAAAGCAAGAAAGGCAGAAACCCAAATGCATGCTGCCGTGAACCCTGTCCCTGTGTTATCAAAGCCaaattctttggaaaaatttgaACGTAGTTCCCTGGTTTCAAAAGCAAGAATTCATGAAAATGAAGGAGATAACTCATTCAGTTCCTACTTTGATTTGCCGTCTGAGTTGTTTAAATTCAGAAGCCATAATGCATAA
- the LOC114411390 gene encoding cation/H(+) antiporter 15-like: MVFRTNETKEIICYSATMITTEGIWNNDDPLKYSLPLFILQLMLIVIVTRLFVFILKPLRQPRVISEMLGGILLGPTFLGKNTVFFDAVFPSRSRMLIETMSNVGILYFMFLVGVGMDASALRNIGRKAVAIAILGMILPFSLGALFASFLIRLSEEDSRSGAYIIFLGAILSVASFPVLARILAELKFINTELGRVALSSALVNDIISWMLLIASITMVENEKPSLSILMVFGSCAAFIAFNIFAVRPLILLIIRKTPEGEAFSDFYICLILSGVMISGLITDAIGTHAIFGAYIFGLTIPNGPLGLTLVERLEDFISLLLLPLFFATTGLRTDLGLLRGFYSWAILISLIALSCIAKIVGTMVAAVYYQMSIREGAVLGLLMNTKGVIEVIVLNIGKDQKVLTDESFASMVIITLLMTGIIVPGISAIYKTSKGIIPYKRRNIQMSQTDTEFRVLVCIHSPRNVPTMINLLDASNPTKNSPICIYVLHLTELAGHASALLVVHNQYGKKSDQIGNGGYNRTQAQSDHIINAFENYVQQASHISVQPMSVVSPYSTMHEDICNVAQDKRVAFIVVPFHKQQMVDGGMQDMNTSFRTVNRNVLTKAPCSVGILVDRGFNFCNHLAPDQKAHHVAVLFFGGPDDRESLSYGWRMSEHQSINLTVMRFVHEEEVMHCHSHSGGDRDDEPSVLTVKTDKDTQKQIDEKFIHWFMTSHADDGGSVVYVEKRVNNGEQTVAAIRSMDDVHGLFIVGRSYGISSPLTAGFTDWSEYPELGAIGDLLASSDFAATASVLIVQQYVGEGIEGDHGGLGTSTNVMMTNEEYVTQNKGYRSTPPR, from the exons ATGGTGTTTAGAACTAacgaaacaaaagaaataatatgCTATTCAGCAACCATGATAACAACAGAAGGGATATGGAATAATGATGACCCTTTGAAATATTCTCTCCCTCTCTTCATCCTGCAATTAATGTTGATTGTCATTGTCACCCGTTTATTTGTCTTCATACTCAAGCCCCTTCGCCAGCCACGCGTTATCTCTGAAATGTTG GGAGGCATATTATTGGGTCCTACGTTTCTTGGGAAAAACACAGTATTTTTTGATGCAGTTTTTCCTTCAAGAAGTAGGATGTTGATTGAAACAATGTCAAACGTTGGTATCCTATACTTTATGTTCTTGGTGGGAGTGGGGATGGACGCATCAGCATTAAGAAACATAGGTAGAAAAGCAGTGGCCATAGCAATTCTTGGCATGATCTTGCCTTTCTCATTAGGAGCTTTATTTGCCTCCTTTCTTATCAGACTCAGCGAAGAAGATAGCAGAAGTGGCGCCTACATCATATTCCTTGGTGCTATTCTCTCTGTTGCGTCATTTCCCGTTCTTGCCAGAATCCTCGCCGAGCTCAAATTCATCAACACAGAGTTAGGAAGGGTTGCTCTTTCATCTGCGCTCGTTAATGATATTATTTCTTGGATGCTCTTGATTGCGTCCATTACTATGGTAGAGAATGAGAAGCCTTCTCTGTCTATCTTGATGGTTTTCGGTTCATGTGCAGCGTTTAttgcttttaatatttttgctgTGAGACCTCTGATCTTGTTGATAATAAGGAAAACCCCGGAGGGTGAAGCATTCAGTGATTTCTATATTTGCCTGATACTATCAGGTGTCATGATCTCAGGTCTGATCACAGATGCTATTGGGACACATGCTATCTTTGGAGcatatatttttggtttgaCAATCCCAAATGGACCACTCGGACTCACTCTTGTGGAAAGGCTCGAGGACTTCATCTCATTACTTTTGCTCCCTCTATTTTTCGCCACTACTGGCCTCAGGACTGATCTTGGACTCCTCAGAGGGTTCTACTCATGGGCTATTTTGATCAGTCTTATTGCTTTGTCTTGCATTGCCAAAATCGTTGGAACTATGGTCGCTGCAGTCTATTATCAAATGTCAATTCGTGAAGGAGCAGTCCTTGGCTTGCTCATGAACACAAAAGGCGTTATTGAAGTTATTGTGCTTAACATTGGCAAGGATCAGAAG GTTTTGACTGACGAATCATTTGCATCGATGGTGATTATAACCTTACTAATGACTGGTATAATTGTACCTGGGATATCAGCTATATACAAAACATCAAAGGGGATCATACCTtacaaaagaagaaatattCAAATGTCTCAAACAGACACAGAGTTCAGAGTCCTGGTGTGCATCCACAGCCCTCGAAATGTGCCAACAATGATTAACCTCCTTGACGCCTCTAACCCAACAAAGAACTCTCCAATATGCATTTACGTGCTCCATTTGACCGAACTCGCCGGCCATGCATCTGCATTACTCGTTGTTCACAATCAATACGGGAAGAAATCAGATCAAATTGGCAATGGAGGCTACAACAGAACTCAAGCTCAATCTGACCACATAATCAACGCCTTTGAAAACTATGTGCAACAAGCTTCACACATCTCAGTGCAGCCCATGTCAGTAGTCTCCCCTTACTCCACCATGCATGAGGACATATGCAATGTGGCTCAGGACAAGCGTGTGGCCTTCATAGTCGTCCCTTTCCACAAACAACAAATGGTTGATGGCGGAATGCAGGATATGAACACGTCGTTTCGCACCGTGAACCGAAATGTTCTGACCAAAGCGCCTTGCTCGGTTGGGATCCTTGTGGATAGAGGCTTCAATTTCTGCAACCATTTGGCTCCAGATCAAAAGGCTCACCATGTGGCAGTGTTGTTCTTTGGAGGGCCTGACGATAGAGAATCCTTGAGCTATGGATGGAGGATGTCAGAACATCAATCCATAAACCTCACTGTGATGCGTTTTGTTCATGAAGAAGAAGTGATGCATTGTCATAGTCATAGTGGCGGCGACCGTGATGATGAACCAAGTGTACTAACAGTGAAAACGGATAAGGACACTCAGAAGCAAATTGATGAGAAGTTTATACATTGGTTTATGACAAGTCATGCAGATGATGGTGGTTCAGTTGTTTATGTTGAGAAAAGGGTCAACAATGGGGAGCAGACAGTGGCAGCAATAAGGTCAATGGATGATGTGCATGGCCTTTTCATAGTTGGGAGAAGCTATGGAATTAGTTCACCACTCACAGCAGGATTCACTGATTGGAGTGAGTATCCAGAGTTAGGGGCAATTGGGGACTTGTTagcttcatcagattttgcagcCACTGCTTCAGTGTTGATAGTGCAACAATACGTTGGGGAAGGGATAGAAGGAGATCATGGTGGCTTGGGAACGTCTACAAACGTCATGATGACAAACGAAGAATATGTCACACAAAATAAAGGATATCGTTCAACACCTCCAAGGTGA
- the LOC114413226 gene encoding ras-related protein RABC1-like, whose protein sequence is MDSSSGHQEFDYLFKLLMIGDSGVGKSSLLLSFTSDAFEDLSPTIGVDFKVKYVTMGGKKLKLAIWDTAGQERFRTLTNSYYRGAQGIIMVYDVTRRDTFTNLSEIWAKEIDLYSTNQDCIKMLVGNKVDKEGDRVVTKKEGIDFAREYGCLFIECSAKTRVNVQQCFEELVLKILDTPSLIAEGSKGVKKNIFKERPPQSDASTSSCC, encoded by the exons ATGGATTCGAGTTCGGGGCATCAAGAATTCGATTATTTGTTTAAGTTGTTGATGATTGGAGACTCTGGGGTTGGCAAGAGTAGTCTTCTTCTCAGTTTCACCTCCGATGCTTTTGAAGATCTCTCCCCCACTATTG GTGTTGATTTTAAGGTCAAATATGTGACGATGGGGGGTAAAAAGCTGAAGCTTGCAATTTGGGATACTG CTGGCCAGGAGAGGTTCAGAACACTGACGAATTCTTATTACCGAGGGGCACAAGGAATCATCATGG TTTATGATGTAACCCGGCGAGATACATTTACAAATCTTTCTGAAATATGGGCAAAGGAAATAGACCTTTATTCAACTAATCAAGATTGCATCAAGATGCTTGTTGGAAACAAAGTAGACAAG GAGGGTGATAGAGTTGTGACAAAGAAAGAGGGAATAGACTTTGCCAGGGAATATGGTTGCCTATTTATTGAATGCAGTGCTAAAACTCGAGTTAACGTTCAGCAATGCTTCGAAGAGCTTGTTTTGAAG ATTTTGGATACACCTAGCCTCATAGCCGAGGGCTCAAAGGGTGTTAAAAAGAACATTTTTAAGGAGAGGCCACCCCAGTCTGATGCATCCACAAGTAGTTGTTGCTGA
- the LOC114413229 gene encoding proline-rich extensin-like protein EPR1: MAAVLWVLALASLCYPLATINAQAPTGTPSNWQPSTPSAPSNLPTTTPNALSTLPTTTTYAPSTLPSTTPNAPSTLPTTTPNAPSTLPSTTPVAPSTLPTTTPNAPSTLPTTNPTAPSTLPTATSPSSSKPSVAKQQPVVAATPSTSKKPPTAATSPTSTPTTTAAPSKLPTAASPTSSKTPITTQAPVNSPVPKATSPTSSAPVKSPVPKTTSPTSYVPVKSPVPKATSPTTSAPVKSPLPKATSPTISAPVKSPLPKATSPTTSAPVKSPLPKATSPTTSAPVKSPLPKATSPTTSAPVKSPLPKATSPTTSAPVKLPVPKVTTPTSAPVKLPDTKPLPPSSAPVKLPVPKALPPTSTPLKPPVPKTTPPKIAPVKPPVPKTLPPKIAPVKPPVPKVTPALSPKPPSPKIPPKKAPISPPPLPLPPADAPPLPTPKVSPTPSKAPTPAKETPAPAPAHKKKAPKSSPVPSPLSNTPTPAPTPAIETPTPAPAPEDDTPPPPPHRHRRRRHKHKHKHERHHALSLAPAPTTIIRRSPPAPLADDIATTDSEETPSPAPSPNANGAHSYYRQGNMWPSINIGLAIAILLSVIA; encoded by the exons ATGGCTGCAGTGTTATGGGTATTGGCTTTAGCTAGCCTCTGCTACCCGCTAGCCACAATCAATGCCCAAGCACCAACAGGTACACCCTCCAATTGGCAACCTTCAACCCCTTCAGCACCCTCCAATTTGCCAACCACAACCCCAAATGCACTTTCTACATTGCCAACAACAACCACATATGCACCATCTACATTGCCCTCCACAACCCCAAATGCACCATCTACATTGCCAACAACCACGCCAAATGCACCCTCTACATTGCCCTCCACAACCCCAGTTGCACCCTCAACATTGCCAACCACAACTCCAAATGCACCCTCAACATTGCCAACTACAAATCCAACTGCACCCTCAACATTGCCAACAGCAACTTCCCCCTCTTCTAGCAAACCATCAGTAGCCAAACAACAACCCGTTGTGGCTGCAACTCCTTCCACCTCAAAGAAACCACCAACAGCAGCAACTTCTCCCACTTCTACTCCAACAACAACAGCTGCACCCTCCAAATTGCCAACTGCAGCTTCCCCCACTTCTAGCAAAACACCAATCACCACTCAGGCTCCTGTGAATTCACCAGTTCCAAAAGCCACATCTCCAACATCATCTGCTCCTGTGAAATCACCAGTTCCTAAAACCACATCTCCAACATCATATGTTCCTGTGAAGTCACCAGTTCCAAAAGCTACATCTCCAACAACATCTGCTCCTGTGAAATCACCACTTCCAAAAGCTACATCTCCAACAATATCTGCTCCTGTGAAATCACCACTTCCAAAAGCTACGTCTCCAACTACATCTGCTCCTGTGAAATCACCACTTCCAAAAGCTACATCTCCAACAACATCTGCTCCAGTGAAATCACCACTTCCAAAAGCTACATCTCCAACAACATCTGCTCCAGTGAAATCACCACTTCCAAAAGCTACATCTCCAACAACATCTGCTCCTGTTAAATTACCAGTGCCCAAAGTTACAACTCCAACTTCTGCTCCTGTGAAATTACCTGATACCAAGCCTTTACCACCATCATCTGCTCCAGTTAAATTACCAGTTCCCAAGGCTTTACCACCAACCTCCACTCCACTGAAACCACCAGTTCCCAAAACTACACCTCCAAAAATAGCTCCGGTGAAACCACCTGTTCCCAAAACTTTGCCTCCAAAAATTGCTCCTGTGAAGCCACCAGTCCCCAAGGTTACACCAGCATTAAGTCCAAAACCCCCATCCCCCAAAATCCCACCCAAGAAAGCTCCCATTTCACCCCCTCCACTGCCATTACCACCAGCTGATGCACCACCATTGCCTACTCCAAAAGTATCCCCAACACCATCCAAAGCACCAACACCAGCCAAAGAAACACCAGCACCAGCACCTGCACACAAAAAGAAAGCACCAAAATCATCACCTGTTCCCTCACCACTAAGTAACACACCGACACCAGCACCAACGCCAGCGATTGAAACGCCAACACCAGCACCAGCACCTGAAGATGACACGCCACCCCCCCCTCCCCACAGGCACAggagaagaagacacaagcaCAAGCACAAGCACGAGAGACACCATGCACTTTCTCTGGCTCCAGCACCTACAACTATTATTCGGAGAAGTCCCCCAGCACCACTTGCTGACGATATTGCTACAACCGATTCAGAAGAGACACCATCACCAGCACCAAGTCCCAATGCG AATGGTGCACACTCATACTATAGGCAAGGGAATATGTGGCCAAGTATTAATATTGGACTCGCTATTGCCATTTTGTTATCTGTCATCGCTTGA
- the LOC114413228 gene encoding U-box domain-containing protein 25-like — protein MNESQNAIPHLFRCPISLDLLEDPVTLCTGQTYDRSNIEKWLALGNLTCPVTMQKLHDPSTVPNHTLRHLIDQWLQLCHQFDPANPEASTIDSLASLKSNIESHESSLENKFQALGKISLLSDEYCSFNKSCFFQLDFLPQLLELVFGTQVSPEIDMNFIELALCCIKKLLPLGSLEPLNMIKDGSKLTTFVLLFEKGTNSVKTSLCRVIESSSSSSETEDLCSTLGNSHKLVHEIVQVVNQNYEVSGDAIKAMSALCSLQSNRESLVRGGAIEEIMRYITSERRNMAPVAMRIIEKVMWLKSAKEALVKHPNGVQTMVNMVFRVSDQECSESAVEVLLTVCGEFERAREEAIESGVLTRLLLLLQSQCSNTTKSKARMLLKLLRS, from the coding sequence ATGAACGAATCTCAAAACGCCATTCCCCATTTATTTAGATGCCCCATCAGTTTAGACTTGTTGGAAGATCCTGTGACTTTATGCACTGGCCAAACCTATGACAGATCAAACATAGAAAAATGGCTTGCTCTGGGTAACCTCACGTGTCCTGTCACAATGCAAAAGCTTCATGATCCATCCACTGTTCCCAACCACACTCTTCGCCACTTGATCGATCAATGGCTTCAACTGTGTCACCAATTCGACCCTGCTAACCCTGAAGCTTCAACTATTGACTCCTTAGCTTCTCTGAAAAGCAACATTGAATCCCATGAAAGCAGCTTAGAAAACAAGTTCCAAGCACTTGGGAAAATCAGTCTCTTATCTGACGAGTATTGTTCCTTTAACAAATCATGCTTCTTCCAATTGGATTTCCTACCACAGCTTTTGGAACTAGTTTTTGGAACTCAAGTGTCACCAGAAATTGACATGAACTTCATAGAGCTAGCACTTTGTTGCATTAAAAAATTGCTGCCACTTGGTAGTTTGGAGCCTCTAAATATGATCAAAGATGGGTCTAAATTAACCACGTTTGTGCTACTATTTGAAAAGGGTACTAACTCGGTTAAGACTAGCTTGTGCCGTGTTATagagtcatcatcatcatcctctGAGACAGAAGATTTATGTTCTACTCTTGGAAACTCTCACAAACTGGTGCACGAGATTGTTCAAGTTGTTAATCAAAATTACGAGGTTTCTGGGGATGCAATTAAAGCCATGTCAGCACTATGTTCGTTGCAATCCAACAGAGAGAGTTTGGTGAGAGGAGGAGCAATAGAAGAAATTATGAGATACATTACATCAGAAAGAAGAAACATGGCACCAGTGGCAATGAGAATAATAGAGAAAGTTATGTGGCTGAAAAGTGCTAAAGAGGCATTGGTAAAACACCCTAATGGTGTTCAAACTATGGTGAATATGGTTTTCAGGGTATCTGATCAAGAATGTAGTGAGAGTGCTGTTGAAGTGCTTTTAACTGTTTGTGGTGAATTTGAGCGTGCAAGAGAAGAAGCCATTGAGAGTGGAGTTTTGACTCGGTTGCTCTTGCTTCTGCAGAGTCAGTGTAGtaacacaacaaaatcaaaGGCAAGAATGCTGCTCAAATTGCTAAGATCCTAG
- the LOC114413227 gene encoding uncharacterized protein LOC114413227: protein MAGACRAPICHLPPQKPKTRIQNSHSRRAQLPNRRLFLFSLPLSSFLLLPVPSFGDGNNAIIIDKLQSGPSSFAATMYDPVSAAEREASALVSERVSQAVELLEKGRELQTQGDFSGALDYFSKVIESYKDLAFSEYARVGRALALYEVGDREEAIAEMEDVSISLKGYPEIHAALAAALYADKHATLLAENQFAIATLLDPHFTDLSYVRDTKHWPPSLISSLQHFITLS, encoded by the exons ATGGCGGGTGCGTGCAGAGCACCCATTTGCCATCTTCCTCCGCAGAAGCCCAAAACCAGAATCCAGAATTCTCACAGCAGAAGAGCTCAACTTCCAAATAGGCGTTTGTTCCTCTTCTCTCTGCCTCTCTCTAGTTTCCTTCTCCTTCCTGTTCCAAGCTTTGGTGATGGTAACAATGCAATCATTATTGATAAACTTCAAAGTGGGCCATCTTCATTTGCTGCCACAATGTATGACCCAGTAAGTGCGGCTGAAAGAGAAGCAAGTGCTTTGGTTTCAGAGAGAGTGTCTCAGGCAGTGGAGTTGCTGGAGAAAGGGAGGGAATTGCAGACTCAGGGTGACTTTAGTGGTGCTCTTGATTACTTTTCTAAG GTTATTGAAAGCTACAAAGACTTAGCATTCTCAGAATATGCAAGGGTAGGAAGAGCATTGGCCCTATATGAAGTTGGTGACAGAGAAGAAGCAATTGCAGAGATGGAAGACGTTTCAATATCTCTAAAAGGGTATCCAG AAATACATGCAGCTCTTGCAGCAGCCTTATATGCAGATAAGCACGCCACTTTGCTTGCTGAAAACCAGTTTGCCATTGCAACTCTTCTTGATCCCCATTTTACAGACCTTTCATATGTCAGAGACACAAAGCACTGGCCTCCAAGTTTGATCAGTTCTCTGCAGCACTTCATCACACTATCTTAA